TAGACTAAATAGACATAATTAGTCCGGGAAAGGTTTATAAGACTCTCTCCCAACCAACCGTGAGGCGAGACCGGTGGGACGGGAGATAACAGAGGAAAAGCTTCAGAAGTACTTTAAAATCACCGCTGAAGCTCTGAAGACCCTTGAAATAGCGGTTCACGAGAAGAGCCTTTTAAGGAGCGTTGCAGAGGACTTCCTCACCATGGCGAGGAGCTATTTTGAGGACGCGAAATACTACTACGAGAAAGGCGACTACGTGACTGCCTTTGCCGCGCTCAACTACGCCCACGGTTTTATAGACGCAGGTGTAAGGCTGGGGGTCTTTAAGGGAGAGGACGACAGACTGTTTGCCTTTGGCTGAGGTGGGAGCTATGGGAGACTACGTGGTTGTTTTGGAGGCACCCATTATAGTGAGGGACGTCGAGACGAGCGAGGACGCGATAAACGTCGCGGTGAGCAAGGTGGCCAAAGCCCTCAACAAGGAGAAGCTCGACTTTGTGCGTGTTGAAATCGGCTACTCCCAGTGTCCAGTTTGCGGTGCCCACTTCGAGAGCGCCTTCGTGATAGGGTCCGTGGGTCTGGTCGGAATGTATCTCACGATCAAGGTCTACAACGCCCAGACCATCGAGCACGCCGAGAGAATAGCCAAGGCCGTCATCGGGAAGGCCCTAAAGAAGGTTCCGCTCAAGGTCTACGAGATAAGGGAGCTTACCGAGGAGGAAGAAGGGAACGGGGTCGAGTTAGACTGACTGCATTTCTTCTCGATTTTCCTCCGGCGGCGTATCGAGGTAGACCCAGAGTGCACCAAGGCTGCTGAGCAGGTATCTCAGTCCCCCAACAATGAGCATCAGGAACAGAGCCCCAATGCCGAGATAGTTCTCGTACTCCAAGGCTGTCAGGGCCTCAAGGACCGCGAGTCCGAGCCCCAGTGTGAAGTATCCTCCGGGGTTGCCCTTTGCTATCCTCCATATCTCTCCAACAGGCCCTATTTTCTTCGTAAAGTAATACGCCGGAACTACAAGTGCAAAGGCTGGGGATGCAATGAGACCGGCTATGAAGCCTCCAAAGGGCCCTAAAAGCGCTATCGGTATGGCCAGGAGTATTAGCACCAGAATCATTGCAATGAAAACCAGTATCTCCGAAGCCACGAGTGCGGGAATTGACCGGAGTCCGGATAGCATCGATTCGAAGGGCCTCCTTTCGTTCCCCTCTGACAATTCAACGGCAAAATCCACCATTGCATAGCTGAACCAGAGAAGGGCCAAAAACACGAAGACAACGAAGACCACAAATGGGGGAAGTTCTCGCCGGAGGTTTTTCTTCGCATCCAGGTACTCATGGTGGGTGTCCCTGTAGACACTCAGCCCGTCCACAGTCACGGTTCGCTCATCGGGGCGGTAGTAGTTGTCGTTGCATCTCATGCCATGCGAGCCGAAGAATTCGGGATTGACGTCGAAAACGTTGTGGCACACTATGGCGTCGTTTTCTTGGGCCATCCTTTCTCTGATCTCCTTGAGCCTTGAATAATCCTGGAGGAAACCGCTGATAAACGGGAAAGGGAATACGTAGGTTACCAGCAGTGCTACGAAAAGCAGAGAGATGAACTTTCTATTTCTTAGTGTTGCTGATACATTTAGACTGACAGTTTTCATAGTTACATCAACTAATAGTATTAACATGGGGCTTTTAAGTTTTTCTTCTCCCCTCCAACAAAGCTTTTAAGCACTCACCAATCAATCAACGACATAACCGGTGGAGGTTTTGCCATGACAAAGTTCATATTTGTCACGGGTGGTGTTGTCAGCGGTCTCGGAAAGGGTATAACCAGCGCTTCCCTCGGAATGCTCATGAAGGCCAGGGGCTTTAGAACGACCAACATCAAGATAGATCCCTACCTCAACTACGACGCAGGGACGATGAACCCCTACCAGCACGGAGAGGTCTTTGTCCTCGACGACGGGGGCGAGGTTGACCTCGACCTCGGCAACTACGAGCGCTTTCTCAATACAAACCTCACCTTTGACCACAACATCACCACTGGGAAGGTATATTCTGCCGTCATAGAAAAGGAGCGCAGGGGAGACTATCTCGGGGCAACCGTTCAGGTTATTCCTCACATCACCAACGAGATAAAGGAGCGCATTAGGGCCATAGCGAGGGAATACGACGTCGTTGTGGTGGAGATAGGCGGAACAGTCGGCGACATAGAGAGCATGCCCTTCCTTGAGGCTGCCCGTCAGATGCAGCTTGAGGAGGGAAGGGAGAACGTAGCCTTCGTCCACGTCACCTACGTGCCGAAGCTTAAAGTCGTGGGCGAGCAGAAGACGAAACCGACCCAGCACAGCGTTAAGGAGCTTAGAAGCCTTGGAATCCAGCCCGATGCGATAGTGGCCCGCTCGGAAGACCCTCTGGAGGAAAGTGCCAGGAGGAAGATAAGCCTCTTCACCAATGTTCCGCCGGAGGCTGTCATAAGCGCCTACGACGTTGAGGACACCTACGAGGTTCCGCTCATGCTTGAGAAGGAAGGCCTCGCCAGATACCTCACGAAGAGGCTTGGCCTTCCGGAGAAGGAGCCGGAGCTCGACGCATGGCGCGAGATGGTCGAGAGGTACAAGTCCCTGGAGGACACCGTTGAGATCGCCATAGTGGGCAAGTACGTCAAGCTTGCCGATTCGTACCTCAGCATAAAGGAGGCGCTGAAGCATTCCAGCGTTGCCAACGGCGTGAAAGTGAAAATACGCTGGATTGAGGCGGAGGACCTTGAAAGGGGCGGAACAAAACTCCTTGAGGGCGTTGACGGCATAATAGTCCCCGGTGGCTTTGGAGCGCGCGGAACGGAGGGCAAGATGCTCGCGGCCCGCTACGCGAGGGAGAACGACATCCCGTTTCTCGGTATCTGCTTCGGCTTCCAGCTCACGGTTGTCGAGTTTGCCCGCAACGTTCTGGGGCTGAAGGGCGCGCACTCCACCGAAATTGACCCCCAGACTCCTCATCCGGTCGTCGACCTAATGCCGGAGCAGAGAGGCCTTGACAAGCTTGGCGGGACGATGCGTCTCGGTGCCTACCCGGTCAAGGTAAAGCCGGGGACCCTGGCAAGGGAGCTCTACGGAAAGGAGCTGATCTACGAGCGCCACAGACACCGCTGGGAGGTAAACCCCGAGTACATTGACAAGTTCGAGAAGGCCGGTCTGGTATTCAGTGGAATAGCTGGGGACGACGAGAGGAGGATGGAGATACTCGAACTTCCAGACAGGAGGTACTTCATCGCCACGCAGTTCCATCCGGAATTTAAGTCCCGCCCCATGAACCCGGCACCGGTCTTCAGAGGGCTTGTGAAGGCGGCAAAAGAAAAGAAGTACGGGGCTTAAACTTCGATTCCTAGATCGATCAGTTCCTCGTCGACTTTTTTCAGCTCTTCCATTCTCTGTATTTCTCTGTAAAACGCCACCCCCGCCGTCCAGATGAACATGTAAAGCAGGGCATCAAACGGCGCCTGAAGGAACGCTGAGACGTAGGGGGCTATGTTCTCCGGAAGCACCATCTGCGCCAAGAAGGCTATTGGGCTTGCCACCAGCATTATGGCGATAACTCCAATCCCAAGGAGCACGCCGAAGCCCACTGTTGAGAGGGCGTTCCTGAAGGCCGCCCCAAAGGCTTCAAAGGCCGCTCCAATGCTCCCCCTGTCAACGTAGAACGGGATTGCGAGGGATGAGAGGCCAAGGGCAAAAGCCACAGCCGCAAACATCAAAATGACGCCCAGCAACATCAGGATCGCCCCGGCTGGGAGGAAAAGGGCCCCCAGTGCCATTGGGATGGCAGCAACTCCTATGAAAACCACCATTATAAGCCCGTAGATGAAGTTTATCAGGATGACCCCTGGGAAGTGCTTTAGACCTTCCACCAGGAGGCCGCTGAGGGAGTACTCTTCATCCCTTAGATGCATGAAGATCCCCTTGGTTATTCCGTATTCAAAAATCGCTCCGACGATGAGGGCGATGATGGAATAGATGGCGAGTCCTTTGAGGAGCTCCACCAACGTGTCCATCTCGTTTCCGCTTATCGGCGTTCCGTATTCCTCGATTATGACGTTTCCCTTTTGGATTGCGGTCTGGTTGTACTCGTAGTTGACTTCGCTGGGGATAAGGTACGCTCCGAGAGGGGCCATCATGAGGCTCATAACAAGCACAAGGAGGTAGAGCCTCTTGTTCCTGATGACGAGTGAAAATGCGTTTGTGAATGCGTCTATCGCTCCCATACCACCACCTGATGGAGTAATGGGGGCGAGGATTTAAAAATTCTTCTAGAAAAGCTTATAAACGAACCCCCCAAAGTGGCGATAGGTTGAGTATTAAGCTCATGGGGTGAGATAAATGGCTATCTGGCAGGGAAGGTCACTCAAGAAGCCTTCAGGTGGAAGGATTATCCTCGCTAGGAAGAAGAGGAAGAGGGAGCTTGGAAGGGAGCCGGCTTTCACCAGGGTCGGTGAGGACAGGGAAAAGAAGAAGATAATCAGAACCTACGGTGGAAACAGAAAGGTCCGCCTCATCGAGGCCCTCTACGCCAACGTCTTCGAGAACGGCAAGGGCCGGAAGGTTAGGATACTCAGCGTCGTTGAGAACCCGGCCAACAGGCAGTACGTCAGGAGGAACATCATCACCAAGGGAGCGATCATCGAGACCGAGGTCGGCAGGGCCATAGTCACCAGCAGGCCCGGCCAGGACGGCGTCGTCAACGCCGTTCTCATCAAGGAGGAGAGTGCCTGACCTCTCTCCACCTTTTGAAGTCCCCTTCTCTGGAATCCCTTCAGGATTCTAGTGGTTTCTTTCTTGGGCGCTGTCTCTTGTCACCGTTAACAGCGTAAAGAAAGAAAAGTTAACAGTACCGTAAAGTTCCGTGGGTTTACGGTATTAACGGTTCAGAGCATACCTCCTCTGGGAGCCACTTCCAACTGGCCGTACAATGCCCAAGGACTCAAGTTTCTTCAGCCTATTGAGGACGCTGGGCTTTGATATGCCGACGTATTCCGCTATTTCGCCGCTCCTTCTTGGGATTGACAGGAACTCGATTATTTTCCTGTCGATCTCGTCCAGCATCTTCGCGGAGGTCTTCTTGAAAACCACTTCAAACCGGTTTGCGCTGCTCCTGAACTCTACCTCAACTAAGCCGTGTCTCTCGCACTCGCTCTTTATCATCCTAAGCCCATATCCATACTTCTCAATGTAGCCGGAATCGTAGAGGAGACCACATAAGTAGGGGTTTCTGGGGACGTGCTCCGGATCGTTTAGATCAACTCCAGGCATCAGGCCGCCGGGGTTTCTTATCACCAACCTATTAGGGTAGATGAACACCCTTACATCTGCGGGTATGGCGTAGTTTCTGTGTGCGAAGGCGTTGATTATTGCCTCTCTGATAGCCCTTGGAGGGTATTCGGGTAGCTTCTTCCTCTTCGTGCCGGTCACGACTTCAACACTCCCTATCTGGGACATCAGCTCGGCGTACATATCGTCGATGACCTTCCAGATCGGTCCACTGAACTCCTTACTCCAGACGGGCTGGTCGTTCTCCATCCTGATTATCCTGCCCCCAGAGTGAGGCATGAAATCCTGGGCATCGGTGAAAAAGAGAACCCCAGCGTTGGTCAGTTTTTTCCCTTTTACAGCCTTGGCACTTCTCAGATACCTACTCCAGTCTTCCCTTGGAATCTCCCTGCCCCTGGCCTCTTTCATCGCAGAGAAGAACCACTCCACGTAATCCTTCCGCATGTTTGAGACGTCCACCGCCGGAAACTCGTCCCAGGTTATCGTTCCGAGTTCAGAGGAGAGCATGACTATCTCCTGAATCGACAGAGGTCTTATCCCAGAGCCAACACGGATGTATGCAACTCCCCCAATAGAACAAAGAGTTCTTGACCTGGGAACCTTAACTACGACGACTTTCCTCCCGCCTATTTCGAGTGTACTGGTTTTAATGCTTATCGGAGGGGTTATGTTCTGGAGGGAGGACGCAAGAACCTCCCCCACTTTTCTGGGATCGCAGCCGAGGATTTTCCCATCATCAGAGACTCCGATAATCAGATATCCCCCTTCGGCGTTTGCCATGGCGCATATTTCCCTCGCTAAGTCTGAAGTGGCTGTTCTTTTGAACTCAACCTTCTCGCTTTCACCCTCTTTTATAAGGGCCAGCAGTTTGTTCACGTCCATGATTACCGTTAAGACTGTAAACCTCAAAAAGTTAACGGTACTGTAAAGTTCCGTGGGTTTACGGTGTTAACGATAAATTGGGGGAGGATGGTGGGGGGTCAGAGCTCAAGCTCTTCCCTGTACTTTCTCAGCTCCCTCTCCATTATCCTCTTCGCCTGCTCCTCGACCATCGGTTTGACAAGTTCTATGACGCGTCTCCTCAGCTCATCCAGGCCTTCACCGTTCAGGGCCGAGATCCTGAGCGGTTCGAGACCCTTGCCCCTGACGAACTCTTCAACGGCCTTTATCTTCTCCTCGTCCGCTATGTCCACCTTGTTGAGGACGACGATGAAGGGGAACTCTCCGAACTCGCGGTGAATCTCTTCAAACAGATGGGTCTGCTCCTCTATAGGATAGCCGCAGTACTCGCTCGGGTCGAAGATGTAGACGATGACCTTTCCGAGGTGCTTGAGCGCTAAAATAGCCTGCCTCTCGACCTCGTTCCTCTCGCTCAGCGGCCTATCGAGCAGGCCCGGGGTGTCGATGACCTGGTATTTGAGGTAGTGCTCCTCGAACTGGCCGACGTTTATGCCCTTCGTGGTGAACGGGTAGCTGGCAACTTCAGGCTTCGCGTTGGTCAGGGCCCTCAGCAGGGTACTCTTGCCCACGTTGGGGTGGCCGGCGATGACGACCGTTGGGAGCTCAAGGTCAACGACCGGCAGATCCTTCAGTACGTTCCTGGCCTGGTTGAGGTACTCCAGGTCGTCCGCTATTTCCCTGAGGACATCCGCAACGCGGCCGTAGAAGCTCCTTCTGAGCCTTGCAATCTCGTCAGGGTCTCTGGAGTAGCGTATCTTCTCCACGTGCCTCTGCTCCAGATTCCGTATCGTCTTTATCGCCCAGCTGACGTGAGCCAGCGAACGGTGGAACTGATCCCTGTCAACGAGCGTGTCAACCAGCTCCCTGTAGAACGGGGGCAGCTCCGAAACACCCGGCGTTCTGTCCAGGAGCTTTCTGAGGTTGTCCCTTATCACATTTGAGACAGTCCTTACTCTAAGCTCCTCCCTCTGCCTCGCCTTTGCCCTCGGGCCGCCCTTTGGTGTGAATGCCGATGCGGCCTTCTCGGCTCTTCTGAATGCCTTATCGATGAGCTCGTCAGCGGTAAGCACGGTCGGCATTTTTTCGAACGGGTTCTTCATCTCTCCCACCTCTCCTTTTCTCTCGCGATGTTGGGCTTTTCGACTGGGTATTTAAAGGTTCGCTAAAGCTCGATGGTTTTTCCAACGTGAAGCGGTTCTATCCTATCACCAAGCCTGCCCTTCAGATGTGCGTACGAATCGATGCCCGTACAGTGGCCGGCGTAGAGCTTTTCGGCATCTATTCTCCCGGCGACTTCATCGAGGACTTCCTTTTTGGCTCCCCTAAGATGAAACCCTCCAATGAGCGCCTTAACAGGTTTTTCGCTGACGTCTTCGGCGTGCCACGCTATGTTGAGAATCCCTGAGTGACCGCAGCCTGTTATCACGGCCACACTTTCGTCCAGATCCACTATGAGGGCAATGTCATCGGGAATCGGGTCCTTTTGCAACTTCCCGCTTTCTTCGATATAGCCCACTGTCCTGTCCCACGTGCGCCTGAGTATCTCCCCGGAACTCCAGAATCCTGGCGCGAACTCGAAGGGCCCCTCTTTCAGGATGAACTCGGCTCCCAGGCTTTCCAGCTCCTCCCTGCTGAAGGGGATTCCAATCTCCCTCCGCTCCGGCTTGATGGCAATCCTTCCTGTGAATATCCCGGGATGGGCAGTGACCTGTATTGGCCGTCCCCTCTCCTCAAGGAATGCCTTCAGTCCGCCCGTGTGGTCGTAGTGTCCGTGGGTTATGAAGATGTGGTCGATTTCCCTGGGATGGATTCCGAGCTTCATCATGTTGTTTATCAGGACTCCTCCATCGGCCCCGGTATCGACGAGAACTTTGACCCCCGCATGTTCGACGAGGACGGAAAAGCCGTGGGAGCCAAGGAGACCCCTTTTGAACCCCGAATGGTTTTCGTAGAGTACAGTGAGTTTCATCACGACCCCTCGAAAAGTTTATGTTCTCGGGAGTTAAAACCCTTGGTGTGGTTGCCATGGTTAACATCGGTGAATATATAGCTCCCCTGCTTTCGGGCGTTGTCGTGGCGCTCTCATCTTGGCTTCCCACCAGTCCGGAGGGTTATTCAATCATGAGGCTTTTGGAGAGTGCAACGCCGGCCTATGCGGACTACCTAGTTCCGGCGTATCTGGGCGTGACTTTTGCCGTGCTCTTTTATTTCAAAGAGAAAATTGCGCTTGGGTCACAGAGGGTCCTGCGCAGGAGCCTTGACTCGGACACGAAGTATCTCCTCTATGCCACCCTCTTCACAGTCCTGCTTGGCTATCCCTTACTGGTTGGTCTGGAGGGATTCATCGACTCCAAGGTTGCCGACTTCATCAATGCCCTCATCGGATTTGCTATCTTTTTGTTCGCTCTCTTCCTCGGCCGCTTCCACCCCCTCCTGGGCGGGACCAAGGAGAAAATCCGCGAGGAAAAGGACGGAGCAACCTTCGTGGACTCCATAGTCTCCGGTCTGCTGCAGGGAGGGGCTCTGATAGGCGGCCTTTCAAGGAGCGGGCTCGTGTTCTTCGGCCTGGTCGTTACGGGGGTCACCGCCAAGAAGGCCCTTGAACTGAGCTTCCTTATAGCCCCTGTCTATCTCATACTGAAGCTCGCCTTCGTGACCGGATGGGATCCGGCGCTCCCGGTTTCGCTGCTCTTCACGGCCTTCATCTCATCATTCGTGGCAAGTATGGTTACGATGAAGGGCCTGCTTAGGGCCGTTGAGGTTTTAGGAGAGAGGACATTCATTGCGATCTTTGGTCTGATACCTGTGTTCATTTACTTCGTGGGGGTGATTCTGTGAAGGCGGTTATCCTCGCCGCGGGAAAGGGTGAAAGGCTTCGCCCTCTAACGGATGACAGGCCCAAGGTGATGCTCAAAGTAGCAAACAGACCGATAATTGAGTACGTGCTTGAGAATCTGGATCCCTTTGTGGATGAGTTCATAATAATCGTTCGCTATGAAAAGGAAAAGCTGATCGACGGCCTTGGAGATGAGTTTAACGGCAAACCCATAACGTACGTTGACCAGCTTCCTGGTGAAGGTACCGCCAAGGCCATAGAGTCTGCCAAGGAGCAGATTGGTGCTGAGGAGTTTATAGTCGCCAACGGTGATATCTACTTCGAGATAGACGGAGTTAAGGAGCTTGTGGGAGCCTTCAAAAGGGAGAAGGCAGACGCTGCACTTCTGGTGAAGGAGTTCGACGATTTGAGCCATTTCGGCAAGGTCGAGGTCAGGGAAAATCTCGTCTCCGTGGTGAAGGAGAAGCCGGGCAGTGTCCCAGGTTATGCAAACCTCGGCGTCTACATCTTCAAACCCGACGTCTTTGAGTTCCTCCAAAGGACTCCCGTCAGCAAGCGTGGGGAGTACGAGATAACCGATACGATCAATCTCATGATACGGGACGGAAAACGGGTTGCCTACGCGGTTTATTCCGGTTACTGGAACGATGTGGGGAGGCCGTGGAATCTTCTGGAGCTCAACGAATATCTCCTGAAGAACAAGCTGAAGCACAGCATCAGGGGCATAGTAGAAGAAGGCGCCACGATAGTCCCTCCCGTGGAGATAGGGGAGGGGACGGTTGTCAGAAGCGGGGCATACATAATCGGGCCGGTAAAGATAGGTAAAAACTCCCGCATCGGCCCTAACTGCTTCATACGGCCGTACACGAGCATCGGTGACAACTGTCACATAGGCAACGCCGTGGAGGTCAAGAACTCGATAATCATGGATCACAGCAACGCCCCCCACCTTAACTACGTTGGGGACTCGATAATAGGGGAGAACACTAACCTCGGTGCGGGTACCATCACAGCAAACCTGAGACATGACAAGGGCACAATAAGGGTTGAGGTCAAAGGAAAGCTTGAGGACTCAGGAAGGAAAAAGCTTGGGGCCATAATCGGCCACAACGTCAAGGTTGGCATAAGCGTGAGCATATACCCGGGGAGGAAGATAGGGAGCAACTCATTCGTCGGGCCGGGGGTGATAGTCGATAGAAACGTTCCCAGCGGAAGCCTAGTGGTTGTGAAACAGGAGAAGGCGGTGATGAAGAGATGAATCCGGAAGCCGTAGTTCCTTTTGTCAATTTTTTCTCCAGGTGGGTTCTGTTCATCGCCGTCGCATACAAGGCCTATCAGACCCGTGACAAGGGCTGGGTTCTGCTGAGCACGGCGTTCTTCATAAACGCCATGGACGTGGAGAGCTATATATTTAAGCCCCTTGGAATCCACATGGCCCACGAGGCGTATAGGGTCGCCTCTCAGATACCGAACTTCTTTATAGCGACCCTCCTCCTCTGGGGGGCTATCCACCTCAAATACAACACGAGCAAGCTCAAGCATGTCGTGTTCATCTCGGTGTTTCTGGCCGCCTCGTACATATGGCTGTTCCTGCTGGCGGCCAACGTTTTCAATGACAACTTTGTGGTAGAAACGGTATTTCCAGCTTTTGCCTACAGCTTTTCCCTTATCTATTTCAGCAGGGTTCTAATGGAGAAAGAGATATCAACCCGCAGCATAGACTCCCTCTTCCCGTGGGGGCTCATACTTCTGGCCCTTCTCAACTTCACGTATCCGGTAGTCAGGAATGTTGACTGGCTGGCTCCCAGTGCCTTTTTCCTCGGTGCCGTTTTCAGGCTGATCGCTGCGGTGGGTGCGTTCAAGTTCGTCTTCATACCGTTTTTCCCGCCGGAAACCCAGCCTCCCACTGTCAAGGCGACTCCTCCCGGGGCTTTTGTGTGCCCATCCAAGGAGAGGGTCTCCGAAAAGTTCGGGAATATTGGGGAGCTCTCAAACCTAGTTGTGATAACCAGGGAGGAGCTTGACAACATCAGGGGAAAACTGCACCCGAGCGCTCTGGTGTTCTGGGTTACGAGGGTAATGGAGGGGGAGATACACAAGTTCCCGGAGATATACGCGATAAGTCCCACCAAGATCGATATACTGACCGACCTGATAGCCAAGGCCGTGGAGAGCGGCTACCGCGTTCTGTACATAGACGCCGTGGAGTATCTGATAATAGAAAACGGCTTTGAAAACACCCTGAAGTTCCTCCTGAACGTAAAGGATCACGTGCTGGTGGCGAACGGAACGATAATACTGGTGGTGGATCCGGAAGCCCTGGACCCGCTTCAGAGAAGAATTTTAGAAAGAGAATTTTCGAGGGGGTAGTCCCCTCACTCCAGTCCCATTTTTTCCAGGAAGCGCTTGTAGTAGTGGGTGTCCTTCTCAAGCTCGGCCTTCTGGAGGAGCTGTCTCTCTATTGCCCGGAGGGCGTCATGGACGGCCTGTATTGCTCCCCAGGTTTCTCCAGTTGCTATGAACACTCCCCTGTCGGTTACGACGCGCATTCTGGCCTGGTAGAGGTGGACGCCTCTAAAGCGCTCGTTGAAGCGCCTGATGTACAGGTATATTATCCCTTCCTGCCCGAGGAGGTCTTCATATCCGTCAACGAAACGCCTCACGTCCTCTATTATTCTTTCCCTGGTGAAGTCGCTGAGTACGGATGCATCACCGCCCAGCTGGAGGTAGAAGCGAACCTCCTTCTCGACCATCCTTGAGATGGGCAGCAGCATGTCCTTGACAGTGAGAACACCCTTGACCCGGTTGTTCTCGTCGACGACTATCAGGCCGTCGATGTCGTTGTCTATCATCGTGGCGATGGCTTCCCTGAGCGTGGCGTCAGGGGATATTGTTATTACACCCCTTATCATGACGTCGCGCAGCTGCATGCTGAACGGGGGTATCTTCTCACCCGCCACCTCACCGTACTGTGCCCTGAAGCGGGGCTTGATGAACCTTATGATGAGGTCGTGCAGGGTCACGAGGCCCTCAAGTTTGCCCTCCTCGTTGACTACCGGTATCCTTGATATCGCATGGTCGCGCATCGTTGCGAGCGCCTTTGCGACGGTGTCTTCGGGCTTGAGGGTTATAACGTCCTTGGTCATGAAATCCTCAACCTTTTTCTTCCCGAATTCTTCCTGGGTTATCCTCTTGAGCAGTTCTATATCGCTTATAACCCCGATGATTTCAGCCTTGCTCTCCCCAACGGGAAGGGAGCGCAGGTCAACCTCAATCATGAGCTTGGCGGCCTTGCTAAGGTCATCGTCCGGCTTGATAACCGGAGCGGTTTTGTAGACGTCCTTAACCTTGGCCTTGGTTGGGTCCCACTTGAGGTGGGAGCGTACTATCAGATCCTGGGTCAGGACTCCCTTGTACAGATTTCCGTCGAAGACCAGAATAAGGTCGGGGTCTTCCTTCTCAAAAATTCCGATCGCCTCAGAAAGCGGGGCGTCGATGTCTATTTTCTGGAACTTGTCGGTCATAACCTCCTGCACAAGAATACCGACCATTTCTGCCACCTCCTTTCACTTATTATTAGGGCGGCCGAGAATTTAAACCTTTGCAACCGGGAGACTTTTAGTTAATTATGGTTAATAAATTTTTCGCGGAAAGATTTATAAAATTCCCGGGGGAACTCTCCATCGCGCCGGGGTAGCCTAGCCTGGGAAGGCGCGGGACTCGAGATGACGGATTTTAAGGAAAGAAGGCCATCCATTGACGCAGTGACAAAAAGCGAGCCAGGAACCCAAGACATTTTTACAGAAAAGGCTTTGGTTGATTCCACAGCCAAGATCCATTATGGTCGTGATCGTGAAGAATACGCCAAGTGGATACAACGGGAGTCTCCTTCTCTGGCCAGGGACTACATCAATAAACTTAACAAGTACCTCTGGGGGAAGAAGGCCAACACTCCCGAAGAGCTCAGGAGAATCGTTGACTCAATACCACTGACCTCTGCCGGTACTCCCGACAGGAAGGCTTACCTGGCGATCAGGAGCTACATCAACTTCCTCGTGGCCACGGGGAGGATTAGGAAGAGCGAGGCCATTGACTTCAAGGCGGTAATTCCAAACATCAAGACCAAGGCCAGGCCTGAGTCGGCCAAGGTCATCAGCGCTGAGGACATCAGGGAGATTATCAAGGATGTGAAGGGTTCAAGACCCGAAGTGATCCACGCGCGCAAGCTTTACCTCAAGCTTTTGGCCTTCACAGGCCTCCGCGCTGACGAGGTCCGCGAGCTGATGAACCAGTTCGACCCGAAAGTCCTTGATAATACATTCAAGGCCTTTGGCATTCCCGAGGAGTACAGGGAGAAGATAGCCGTCTATGACATGGAGCGGGTGAAGCTACCGCAGAGGAAGCATCAGACCAAGAGGGGTTACATTGCTGTCTTCCCGGTCGAGCTGGTTGAGGATCTCAAGAAGTTCAAGGCCTCAGGCTATAAGCTGAGGAAGGACAACACCTATAAGAGAACCATGCTGAAGCACCCGGAGCGGCATAAGGATCTCGCACTTTTCAGGAAATTCTT
This portion of the Thermococcus sp. genome encodes:
- a CDS encoding RNA-binding domain-containing protein; protein product: MDVNKLLALIKEGESEKVEFKRTATSDLAREICAMANAEGGYLIIGVSDDGKILGCDPRKVGEVLASSLQNITPPISIKTSTLEIGGRKVVVVKVPRSRTLCSIGGVAYIRVGSGIRPLSIQEIVMLSSELGTITWDEFPAVDVSNMRKDYVEWFFSAMKEARGREIPREDWSRYLRSAKAVKGKKLTNAGVLFFTDAQDFMPHSGGRIIRMENDQPVWSKEFSGPIWKVIDDMYAELMSQIGSVEVVTGTKRKKLPEYPPRAIREAIINAFAHRNYAIPADVRVFIYPNRLVIRNPGGLMPGVDLNDPEHVPRNPYLCGLLYDSGYIEKYGYGLRMIKSECERHGLVEVEFRSSANRFEVVFKKTSAKMLDEIDRKIIEFLSIPRRSGEIAEYVGISKPSVLNRLKKLESLGIVRPVGSGSQRRYALNR
- a CDS encoding DUF357 domain-containing protein, translating into MGREITEEKLQKYFKITAEALKTLEIAVHEKSLLRSVAEDFLTMARSYFEDAKYYYEKGDYVTAFAALNYAHGFIDAGVRLGVFKGEDDRLFAFG
- a CDS encoding 30S ribosomal protein S8e — protein: MAIWQGRSLKKPSGGRIILARKKRKRELGREPAFTRVGEDREKKKIIRTYGGNRKVRLIEALYANVFENGKGRKVRILSVVENPANRQYVRRNIITKGAIIETEVGRAIVTSRPGQDGVVNAVLIKEESA
- a CDS encoding NOG1 family protein, which translates into the protein MKNPFEKMPTVLTADELIDKAFRRAEKAASAFTPKGGPRAKARQREELRVRTVSNVIRDNLRKLLDRTPGVSELPPFYRELVDTLVDRDQFHRSLAHVSWAIKTIRNLEQRHVEKIRYSRDPDEIARLRRSFYGRVADVLREIADDLEYLNQARNVLKDLPVVDLELPTVVIAGHPNVGKSTLLRALTNAKPEVASYPFTTKGINVGQFEEHYLKYQVIDTPGLLDRPLSERNEVERQAILALKHLGKVIVYIFDPSEYCGYPIEEQTHLFEEIHREFGEFPFIVVLNKVDIADEEKIKAVEEFVRGKGLEPLRISALNGEGLDELRRRVIELVKPMVEEQAKRIMERELRKYREELEL
- the pyrG gene encoding glutamine hydrolyzing CTP synthase, translating into MTKFIFVTGGVVSGLGKGITSASLGMLMKARGFRTTNIKIDPYLNYDAGTMNPYQHGEVFVLDDGGEVDLDLGNYERFLNTNLTFDHNITTGKVYSAVIEKERRGDYLGATVQVIPHITNEIKERIRAIAREYDVVVVEIGGTVGDIESMPFLEAARQMQLEEGRENVAFVHVTYVPKLKVVGEQKTKPTQHSVKELRSLGIQPDAIVARSEDPLEESARRKISLFTNVPPEAVISAYDVEDTYEVPLMLEKEGLARYLTKRLGLPEKEPELDAWREMVERYKSLEDTVEIAIVGKYVKLADSYLSIKEALKHSSVANGVKVKIRWIEAEDLERGGTKLLEGVDGIIVPGGFGARGTEGKMLAARYARENDIPFLGICFGFQLTVVEFARNVLGLKGAHSTEIDPQTPHPVVDLMPEQRGLDKLGGTMRLGAYPVKVKPGTLARELYGKELIYERHRHRWEVNPEYIDKFEKAGLVFSGIAGDDERRMEILELPDRRYFIATQFHPEFKSRPMNPAPVFRGLVKAAKEKKYGA
- a CDS encoding DUF555 domain-containing protein — its product is MGDYVVVLEAPIIVRDVETSEDAINVAVSKVAKALNKEKLDFVRVEIGYSQCPVCGAHFESAFVIGSVGLVGMYLTIKVYNAQTIEHAERIAKAVIGKALKKVPLKVYEIRELTEEEEGNGVELD
- a CDS encoding MBL fold metallo-hydrolase, with the protein product MKLTVLYENHSGFKRGLLGSHGFSVLVEHAGVKVLVDTGADGGVLINNMMKLGIHPREIDHIFITHGHYDHTGGLKAFLEERGRPIQVTAHPGIFTGRIAIKPERREIGIPFSREELESLGAEFILKEGPFEFAPGFWSSGEILRRTWDRTVGYIEESGKLQKDPIPDDIALIVDLDESVAVITGCGHSGILNIAWHAEDVSEKPVKALIGGFHLRGAKKEVLDEVAGRIDAEKLYAGHCTGIDSYAHLKGRLGDRIEPLHVGKTIEL